The Flavobacterium faecale genome has a segment encoding these proteins:
- a CDS encoding ABC transporter ATPase produces the protein MYVPFENLPEESRIWIYQSNRKFSDVEMAAIETDLQAFLENWAAHGTSLESSYQLRYNRFIILAVNQDVQAATGCSIDSSVEFIQSLEQKYSVDLLDKMNVTFKQGEHIAHKPLIDFKKMVKDKSVTENTIVFNNLINNVQEFNESWEVEAADSWHSRFF, from the coding sequence ATGTACGTACCTTTTGAAAATTTACCCGAAGAATCTAGAATATGGATTTACCAATCCAACAGAAAATTTTCGGATGTAGAAATGGCAGCTATCGAAACTGATTTGCAGGCTTTTTTAGAAAACTGGGCTGCTCATGGCACAAGCTTAGAATCCTCTTACCAATTGAGATACAATCGTTTTATAATTTTGGCAGTAAACCAAGATGTTCAAGCTGCAACAGGTTGTTCAATTGATTCATCAGTGGAATTTATCCAATCGTTGGAACAAAAATATAGTGTTGATTTGTTAGACAAAATGAACGTTACTTTCAAACAAGGAGAACATATTGCACACAAACCACTTATTGATTTTAAAAAAATGGTCAAAGACAAGTCGGTTACAGAGAATACAATTGTTTTTAATAACTTAATTAACAACGTACAAGAATTTAACGAGTCTTGGGAAGTTGAAGCTGCAGACAGTTGGCACAGTCGTTTCTTTTAA
- a CDS encoding T9SS type A sorting domain-containing protein — protein sequence MKKILFFTSIFLAFNLQAQNKLLSSIEQFQNDGNMQNSYGSNYEYDSNNNLTTETSYFWTGNSGWQYASKETFSYNANNKVVYDTYQSYNSFNSVLENQFQENYIYNTNNNVEEIISKDWSGSQWVNSSRTTISYTGNLLTEYIGYEWNGAQWINEGKGTFTYNSNDKISGNLEYKWVNGNWVVSNRDSYTYDSNGKQTSRLNEQFEGNSWVEDDKNEYTLDNLGNRISMTESHNYLADINRTNYNYETATPMSNFAHPFKDKTGLDYIFEETPHISKVLSSDNFTYNTTTSSFEFNRTTTYNYDTVIVLSKEDFILPNQVVKVFPNPTSDFVQISGLTKIQNYEIYNVLGAQLKKGTVNNNEDIDLQNFKNGLYFLKFNNGNTFKIKKN from the coding sequence ATGAAGAAAATTTTATTTTTTACATCGATTTTCCTTGCGTTTAACTTGCAAGCACAAAACAAATTACTTTCGTCTATTGAACAATTCCAAAATGATGGCAATATGCAAAATTCTTATGGTAGTAATTATGAATATGATAGCAACAATAATTTGACCACCGAAACAAGTTATTTTTGGACAGGAAATAGTGGTTGGCAATATGCATCAAAAGAAACTTTTAGCTATAATGCCAACAATAAAGTTGTGTATGACACCTATCAAAGTTATAATTCATTTAATAGTGTCTTAGAGAATCAGTTTCAGGAGAATTACATTTACAACACCAATAATAATGTGGAAGAAATAATATCTAAAGATTGGAGTGGTTCTCAATGGGTAAACTCAAGTAGAACCACAATATCCTACACAGGTAATTTGTTGACAGAATATATTGGTTACGAGTGGAACGGCGCGCAATGGATCAATGAGGGCAAAGGAACTTTTACATATAATTCAAATGATAAAATTTCAGGGAATTTGGAGTATAAATGGGTAAATGGTAATTGGGTAGTTTCTAATAGAGACAGTTATACTTATGATTCAAACGGAAAGCAGACCTCTAGATTAAACGAGCAGTTCGAAGGAAATAGTTGGGTTGAAGATGATAAAAATGAATATACCTTAGATAATTTAGGTAATAGAATAAGCATGACCGAAAGTCATAATTACTTAGCAGATATAAATAGAACAAATTACAATTACGAGACTGCTACTCCTATGTCAAATTTTGCACATCCATTCAAAGATAAAACGGGTTTGGACTATATTTTTGAAGAAACGCCTCATATTAGTAAAGTATTGAGTTCAGATAATTTTACTTATAATACGACAACAAGTAGTTTTGAATTTAATAGAACAACGACTTATAATTATGATACGGTTATTGTTTTAAGTAAAGAAGATTTTATACTACCAAATCAGGTCGTAAAGGTTTTTCCTAATCCTACATCTGATTTTGTTCAAATTTCTGGTCTTACAAAAATTCAAAACTATGAAATATATAATGTTTTGGGAGCTCAATTAAAGAAAGGTACTGTCAATAATAATGAAGACATTGATTTACAAAATTTTAAAAATGGTCTCTATTTCTTGAAATTTAATAACGGAAATACGTTTAAGATCAAGAAAAATTAA
- a CDS encoding lactoylglutathione lyase family protein, with protein MKTNNTYPKSFSHIGLTVPDIKQAVQFYSEVMGWYVIMEPSTVNKEKETAIGQMCIDVFGDDWEEFEIAHLSTSDGIGIELFSFPNGKKEAPEFSPFNTGLFHFCIQDPDIETLVEKIVAHGGKQRMPIREYYPNDKPYRMCYVQDPFGIVFEVYTHSYELTYSSGAYNS; from the coding sequence ATGAAAACAAATAACACTTATCCGAAATCATTTTCACATATCGGACTTACAGTCCCCGATATCAAACAAGCAGTACAATTTTATTCTGAAGTAATGGGATGGTATGTAATCATGGAACCATCTACAGTAAATAAAGAAAAAGAAACTGCCATTGGCCAAATGTGCATCGATGTATTTGGTGATGATTGGGAAGAATTTGAAATTGCACATTTATCCACTTCAGATGGAATAGGAATTGAATTGTTTTCATTTCCGAATGGAAAAAAAGAAGCACCTGAATTTAGCCCGTTCAACACAGGACTTTTCCATTTCTGTATTCAAGATCCAGACATTGAAACTTTGGTGGAAAAAATAGTGGCTCATGGTGGAAAACAGAGAATGCCAATTAGAGAATACTACCCTAATGACAAACCTTACAGAATGTGTTATGTACAAGATCCATTTGGAATTGTGTTTGAAGTTTATACACATAGCTACGAATTAACATATTCTTCGGGAGCTTATAATTCATAA
- a CDS encoding winged helix-turn-helix transcriptional regulator, whose protein sequence is MSEIKYCPLNYTMNLIGTKWKPLILFHLLEGGLRSGILQKKIDGISNKMFTQTVRELEVDSLVKRIVYPVVPPRVEYELTEKGKSLEAILRSLDQWGIEQSKQNL, encoded by the coding sequence ATGAGCGAAATAAAATATTGTCCACTTAATTATACCATGAATTTAATTGGAACAAAATGGAAACCACTTATATTATTTCATTTATTAGAGGGCGGACTTCGTTCTGGTATTTTGCAAAAAAAGATTGATGGGATATCAAACAAAATGTTCACGCAAACCGTACGAGAATTAGAAGTTGATAGCTTAGTCAAAAGGATTGTGTATCCTGTAGTACCGCCGAGAGTAGAATATGAATTGACAGAAAAAGGAAAATCATTGGAAGCTATTTTAAGAAGTTTAGATCAATGGGGTATTGAACAAAGCAAACAAAATTTGTAG
- a CDS encoding glycosyltransferase yields MKTQDVKFTDNSILSNDVQNNVKVPQDNSKITSQIVLLATMLLLISGATVVYNLQPEFYDFNESRLNSPIGFAFLAVTLAIAAFKLSFLVYNIYLYFTYKPIASVSDDELPTITVIVPAYNEGNLVYSTLLSIANSDYPQHKLEILAIDDGSKDDTWFWMKKAKMELGDRVVALQQPKNAGKRQALYRGFNLGTGAVFVTIDSDSIIEKNTLRNLVSPFVVDKECGAVAGNVRVLNNEKAILPKMLNVSFVMSFEFVRSAESQLGSVLCTPGALAAYKREEVFACLPNWIHQEFMGRPSDIGEDRAMTNMILKQGKKVLFQRNAIVLTDVPEQYTGLYKMFIRWGRSNVRENIAMAKFVFKNFRNGNKAGTRLLFLNQFLTIVMTYPFIIFMLYFIVVHPILFLSSTLLGILIVSSFPVLFYAKKYSASESLWAYAYSVLYTFGLFWISPYAIATAGKSGWLTREIAVK; encoded by the coding sequence ATGAAAACACAAGATGTAAAATTTACAGATAATTCGATCCTTTCGAATGATGTACAAAACAATGTTAAGGTTCCACAAGATAATTCAAAAATAACGAGTCAAATAGTATTGCTTGCGACTATGTTATTGTTAATCAGTGGTGCAACTGTAGTTTATAATTTGCAACCTGAGTTTTATGATTTTAATGAAAGCCGTCTTAATTCACCTATTGGTTTTGCTTTTTTGGCGGTTACCTTAGCAATTGCTGCTTTCAAACTTTCTTTTTTAGTGTATAATATCTATTTGTATTTTACTTATAAACCTATTGCATCTGTTAGTGATGATGAATTGCCAACTATTACAGTTATAGTTCCAGCATACAATGAAGGTAATTTGGTTTATTCGACTTTGTTGAGCATTGCTAATAGTGATTATCCACAACATAAATTGGAGATTCTTGCTATTGATGACGGAAGTAAAGATGATACTTGGTTTTGGATGAAGAAGGCAAAAATGGAACTTGGAGACCGCGTTGTGGCCTTACAACAACCAAAAAATGCAGGAAAGAGACAAGCATTGTACCGTGGATTTAATTTAGGTACAGGTGCTGTATTTGTAACCATTGATAGTGATTCGATTATAGAAAAAAATACGTTACGTAATTTAGTTAGTCCGTTTGTTGTAGATAAAGAATGTGGTGCGGTTGCTGGTAATGTGAGAGTTTTAAATAACGAAAAAGCGATATTGCCAAAAATGCTAAATGTAAGTTTTGTGATGAGTTTTGAATTTGTGCGCTCAGCAGAGAGTCAATTAGGGAGTGTTTTATGCACACCTGGTGCACTTGCTGCCTACAAAAGAGAAGAAGTTTTTGCTTGTTTACCAAATTGGATTCATCAAGAATTCATGGGTAGACCTTCAGATATTGGCGAAGATCGCGCAATGACCAATATGATTTTGAAACAAGGTAAAAAAGTACTTTTTCAACGCAATGCCATTGTTCTTACTGATGTTCCAGAACAATACACAGGATTATACAAAATGTTCATCCGTTGGGGTAGAAGTAATGTTCGTGAAAATATAGCCATGGCAAAATTTGTCTTTAAAAATTTTAGAAACGGAAATAAAGCAGGTACGAGATTATTGTTTTTAAATCAGTTTTTAACTATTGTAATGACATATCCATTTATAATTTTTATGTTGTATTTTATAGTAGTTCATCCAATATTGTTTTTGAGTTCAACTTTGTTGGGAATATTGATTGTATCTAGCTTTCCAGTTTTGTTTTATGCTAAAAAATACAGTGCATCAGAGTCACTTTGGGCTTATGCTTATAGTGTTTTATATACATTTGGATTGTTCTGGATTTCACCCTACGCTATTGCAACTGCTGGTAAAAGTGGTTGGTTGACTAGAGAAATTGCTGTAAAATAA